In Streptomyces alboniger, the following are encoded in one genomic region:
- a CDS encoding MFS transporter, protein MTSGIRKLPVGFGRLWTAQTVSSLGDGVSHAALPLLALALTRDPMALAVVTAAGTLPWLLFGVLGGALVDRWDRRRTMWVTDAARALLLAVPAAAAALDVLSIPLLAAVAFLLGLGGLFFDTAATAYLPDLLGRDPALLERANSRLRGTQTAASGFAGPPAGSALLELGRAVPLLADAVSFALSALLVRSLPAAPRPVPQARESLLRQARAGASYVFRDRLLLGLALRPAVGNIAFLAVETVLALFAQERLGIGTFGFGLLLTAEATGGLLGAGIASFLGRRLGTGTALTCTAAVEGLAILGLAVAPNPYVAGLALAVCGAGMGATMVLGPSLRQTIVPAHLMGRVASTSRMLAMCAAPFGALLGGWLATAYDVRTPLYAAAGLLLTMTAVTATMTSNRQVEAALRAAALADDADHPESRGPVEKSAI, encoded by the coding sequence GTGACCTCAGGTATAAGAAAGTTGCCGGTCGGCTTCGGACGGCTGTGGACCGCACAGACGGTGTCCTCGCTCGGTGACGGGGTGTCACATGCCGCGCTGCCGCTGCTCGCCTTGGCGCTGACGCGGGATCCGATGGCACTCGCCGTCGTCACCGCCGCCGGAACGCTGCCGTGGCTGCTCTTCGGGGTGCTCGGCGGTGCGCTGGTGGACCGCTGGGACCGTCGGCGCACGATGTGGGTCACGGACGCGGCACGCGCGCTGCTGCTCGCGGTACCTGCGGCAGCGGCCGCGCTCGACGTGCTGAGCATCCCACTGCTCGCGGCCGTCGCCTTCCTCCTCGGCCTCGGCGGACTCTTCTTCGACACGGCCGCCACGGCCTACCTGCCGGATCTGCTCGGCCGCGACCCCGCGCTCCTGGAGCGCGCCAACTCCCGCCTGCGCGGCACCCAGACCGCCGCGTCCGGCTTCGCGGGACCGCCCGCGGGCAGCGCCCTGCTCGAACTCGGACGGGCGGTCCCACTGCTCGCCGACGCGGTGTCGTTCGCCCTCTCCGCGCTGCTCGTACGCTCGCTTCCCGCCGCGCCCCGGCCCGTCCCGCAGGCCCGCGAGTCGCTGCTGCGTCAGGCGCGGGCCGGTGCCTCGTACGTCTTCCGGGATCGGCTGCTGCTCGGGCTCGCGCTGCGACCGGCGGTCGGAAACATCGCCTTCCTCGCCGTGGAGACCGTACTCGCCCTCTTCGCGCAGGAACGTCTCGGCATCGGTACCTTCGGCTTCGGACTGCTCCTCACGGCGGAGGCCACCGGCGGTCTGCTCGGCGCGGGCATCGCGTCCTTCCTCGGCCGACGCCTCGGCACCGGCACCGCGCTCACCTGCACGGCCGCCGTCGAGGGACTCGCCATCCTGGGCCTTGCCGTCGCCCCGAACCCGTACGTCGCCGGCCTCGCGCTCGCCGTCTGCGGAGCGGGCATGGGCGCCACGATGGTGCTCGGCCCCTCCCTGCGGCAGACGATCGTCCCCGCCCACCTGATGGGCCGGGTCGCCTCTACGTCCCGCATGCTCGCCATGTGCGCCGCCCCGTTCGGCGCCTTGCTCGGCGGCTGGCTGGCCACCGCCTATGACGTACGCACTCCGCTCTACGCCGCCGCCGGCCTCCTCCTCACCATGACCGCCGTCACCGCGACCATGACCAGCAACCGCCAGGTCGAGGCGGCGCTGCGTGCCGCGGCCCTGGCCGATGATGCGGATCACCCGGAATCCCGGGGCCCTGTTGAGAAGAGTGCCATTTAG
- a CDS encoding ArsR/SmtB family transcription factor: MTTDDLPEAFHVTTDDQLRAVSNLTRHRIMAVLRFEPATITQIAERVGLAKGSSSYHVRLLERAGLIKVVRTRKVRGVTERYYAMAARSIVLPDPGEGGPDVLMRHAVADLEAAPADSERHVRMAHLRLTEEQFAELGARLQALADEYRELSDPSLPDASLVFALFHPAPRQQAEGEAK; encoded by the coding sequence ATGACCACCGATGATCTTCCCGAGGCGTTCCACGTCACCACGGACGACCAACTACGCGCCGTTTCCAATCTCACGCGCCACCGCATCATGGCCGTGCTCCGCTTCGAGCCCGCGACGATCACACAGATCGCCGAGCGAGTGGGCCTCGCGAAGGGGAGCTCCAGCTACCACGTACGGCTGCTCGAACGGGCAGGCCTGATCAAGGTGGTACGAACGCGCAAGGTCCGGGGGGTGACCGAGCGGTACTACGCGATGGCCGCGCGGTCGATCGTCCTGCCCGATCCCGGCGAGGGAGGGCCGGACGTCCTGATGCGGCATGCGGTGGCGGACCTGGAAGCGGCGCCGGCGGATAGCGAGCGGCATGTACGGATGGCGCACCTACGGCTCACCGAGGAGCAGTTCGCGGAGCTGGGGGCGCGGCTGCAAGCGCTGGCGGACGAGTACCGGGAACTGTCCGATCCGTCACTGCCGGACGCGTCACTCGTCTTCGCCCTGTTCCACCCGGCACCGCGCCAGCAGGCCGAGGGGGAGGCCAAGTGA
- a CDS encoding TetR/AcrR family transcriptional regulator: MARPRTFDETAVLEAAAAQFRVHGYADTSTEQLCEAADVRRSSLYNAFTSKDELFVRALEHYAATMRGRQASILTDASLSGADRLRKLVDAIIGEERAARSEGHAAGCMGVHTLMNPALRARDERIARILERDLRERLGLLEDTIRVGRTDGSIPEGHDAAEGALLVNTLIAGLRVTAQTGVTPEVLHRIALDGLRSLLA; the protein is encoded by the coding sequence ATGGCCAGACCACGTACCTTTGACGAGACGGCAGTTCTTGAGGCGGCGGCGGCGCAGTTTCGTGTCCACGGCTACGCCGATACGTCGACCGAGCAACTCTGCGAGGCAGCTGACGTGCGGCGCAGCAGTCTGTACAACGCGTTCACGTCCAAGGATGAGCTTTTCGTGCGGGCACTGGAGCACTATGCGGCGACCATGCGAGGGCGCCAGGCATCGATTCTGACCGACGCCTCCCTCAGCGGTGCCGATCGACTCCGGAAGCTGGTCGATGCGATCATCGGCGAGGAGCGTGCCGCGCGCAGTGAAGGGCATGCCGCTGGCTGCATGGGTGTGCACACCTTGATGAATCCCGCCTTGCGGGCGCGCGATGAACGCATCGCGCGGATCCTGGAGCGGGATCTACGAGAGAGGCTCGGCCTGCTGGAGGACACCATTCGGGTCGGCCGCACGGACGGAAGCATCCCTGAGGGTCATGACGCTGCTGAAGGTGCGCTCCTGGTCAACACCCTCATCGCGGGCCTCCGTGTGACAGCGCAGACCGGAGTCACCCCCGAGGTACTGCACCGGATCGCACTGGACGGGCTTCGTTCCCTGCTGGCCTGA
- a CDS encoding MFS transporter — protein sequence MNRRPLYWLMLTLLLVAMSELQTMGMLPDMARSLGASTAAIGAFISIYSFGMAIGGPLIAWALRQVAPKTALLGVVTAYAVLEAAVPLVHNYWWVAALRLLTGTLGGAVFGLTLTMAARLAPSPDRIASSISIVLNGLMLGAVLGLPISHAVATAWNWQTSFVALGGAGLLIALLDLRTLPILPAASAQTTADELQQLRSPRLWSRFLVSLLTIGATYGAFSYFTPLLEQDAGFSSHATTAILFGYGLCTVIGNNLVGRYADRHAVTLLRIGHLVLAGSLVLLALFAHLPWAALPGVLLVGLVGVTMNPALVVRVVEVAGAGNLVNTVHTSVITLGVVVGSAIGGAAISGTGGTTAVAAMWTGAILAILATCALTAQGVARQGNTSLANAGVADTVQTQTRPAGCHVVHGGSPGVGGQAACP from the coding sequence ATGAACAGACGACCTCTCTACTGGCTCATGCTCACCCTGCTTCTCGTCGCCATGAGCGAGTTGCAGACGATGGGCATGCTGCCCGATATGGCCCGCAGTCTCGGTGCCTCGACCGCCGCGATCGGCGCATTCATCTCGATCTACTCCTTCGGCATGGCCATCGGGGGCCCGCTCATCGCCTGGGCTCTACGCCAGGTCGCACCCAAGACCGCGCTCCTGGGCGTCGTCACCGCCTACGCGGTACTGGAAGCCGCCGTCCCCCTGGTGCACAACTACTGGTGGGTCGCAGCCCTTCGGCTGCTGACCGGAACTCTCGGCGGCGCCGTGTTCGGTCTCACCCTGACGATGGCCGCCAGGCTCGCGCCCAGCCCCGACCGCATCGCGTCCTCGATCTCCATCGTGCTCAACGGGCTCATGCTCGGTGCAGTCCTCGGCCTGCCCATCAGCCACGCCGTTGCCACCGCGTGGAACTGGCAGACGAGCTTCGTCGCTCTCGGCGGCGCCGGCCTGCTCATCGCCCTGCTCGACCTGCGCACCCTGCCCATCCTGCCCGCGGCCTCCGCGCAGACCACCGCCGACGAACTTCAGCAACTCCGCTCGCCTCGCCTGTGGAGCCGCTTCCTCGTCAGCCTGCTCACCATAGGGGCGACCTACGGCGCGTTCTCCTACTTCACCCCCCTGCTGGAACAGGACGCAGGCTTCTCCTCCCATGCGACGACCGCGATCCTCTTCGGCTACGGCCTGTGCACCGTCATCGGCAACAACCTGGTAGGCCGCTATGCGGACCGCCACGCGGTTACCCTGCTGCGCATCGGCCATCTCGTCCTGGCCGGTTCGCTGGTGCTCCTCGCGCTCTTCGCCCACCTTCCCTGGGCTGCTCTGCCCGGTGTGCTCCTGGTCGGCCTCGTCGGCGTCACGATGAACCCCGCGCTCGTCGTCCGGGTCGTCGAAGTCGCCGGAGCCGGAAACCTGGTCAACACCGTGCACACATCCGTCATCACGCTGGGCGTCGTGGTCGGCAGCGCCATTGGCGGCGCCGCCATCAGCGGCACCGGTGGCACCACCGCAGTCGCCGCCATGTGGACCGGCGCCATCCTTGCCATCCTCGCCACCTGCGCCCTGACCGCACAAGGCGTCGCACGCCAGGGCAACACCAGCCTCGCCAACGCAGGTGTGGCCGACACCGTGCAGACGCAGACCCGCCCGGCTGGATGCCATGTTGTTCACGGTGGTTCTCCCGGCGTGGGCGGTCAGGCGGCCTGTCCGTAG
- a CDS encoding TetR/AcrR family transcriptional regulator, protein MSVQERKERERAGRERLIVATARELAEQQGWDAVTTRRLAERIEYSQPVLYSHFRGKREIIGAVALEGAAEMAAALRAAASAAHGPHARVITLARAYLDFAERNPAVYDAMFQLDGGLAFAREDTPEPLKDAFGALLESLAEVAGDGVHPALFTEVFWAALHGLATLTRAGRLPPADAERRLELLVDRLAKI, encoded by the coding sequence ATGTCGGTACAGGAACGCAAGGAGCGCGAACGGGCGGGCCGTGAACGTCTCATCGTGGCGACGGCCCGCGAACTCGCCGAGCAGCAGGGCTGGGACGCGGTCACCACCCGTCGGCTCGCTGAGCGCATCGAGTACAGCCAGCCCGTCCTCTACAGCCACTTCCGCGGCAAGCGCGAGATCATCGGCGCCGTGGCCCTTGAGGGGGCCGCGGAGATGGCCGCGGCGCTGCGGGCCGCGGCCTCCGCCGCGCACGGCCCGCACGCACGGGTCATCACTCTCGCCCGCGCCTACCTCGACTTCGCCGAACGCAACCCGGCGGTCTACGACGCCATGTTCCAGCTCGATGGTGGCCTGGCGTTCGCGCGGGAGGACACGCCGGAGCCTCTGAAGGACGCCTTCGGCGCCCTGCTGGAGAGCCTCGCCGAGGTCGCCGGGGACGGCGTCCACCCGGCACTGTTCACCGAGGTGTTCTGGGCGGCCCTGCACGGGCTGGCGACCCTGACCCGGGCGGGACGGCTGCCGCCTGCGGATGCCGAGCGGAGGCTGGAGCTGCTGGTGGACCGGCTCGCCAAGATCTGA
- a CDS encoding DUF1772 domain-containing protein has protein sequence MLNALEVFTTVVVGVMVGVEFSVAFFVNPILAGLPGDNGLRGRTHGARLLGAVMPFWYIGSLVLAAVWAVAGWDHHGAGLVVTAAALLILSVVLSILLLVPINNRVKTWTADGLPADWKQQMNRWDRFHYVRVAFIIAAFALLVAARA, from the coding sequence ATGCTCAACGCACTAGAGGTCTTCACCACCGTGGTTGTCGGCGTGATGGTGGGGGTGGAGTTCTCCGTAGCCTTCTTCGTCAATCCGATCCTGGCCGGCCTCCCCGGCGACAACGGCCTGCGCGGCCGCACCCACGGGGCCCGGCTGCTCGGCGCCGTGATGCCGTTCTGGTACATCGGCTCACTCGTCCTCGCCGCGGTCTGGGCCGTCGCCGGATGGGACCACCACGGCGCCGGGCTCGTCGTCACCGCCGCCGCGCTGCTGATCCTCAGTGTGGTCCTGTCGATCCTGCTCCTCGTGCCGATCAACAACCGGGTCAAGACGTGGACCGCCGACGGCCTGCCTGCCGACTGGAAGCAGCAGATGAACCGCTGGGACCGCTTCCACTACGTCCGCGTCGCCTTCATCATCGCCGCTTTCGCCCTGCTGGTCGCGGCCCGCGCCTGA
- a CDS encoding alpha/beta fold hydrolase, protein MDYGVWEPARLGQNQLPDGRLLGWAEWGPVDGTPVLLCPGAATSRWLAFGCDVVDAAGVRLVSVDRPGLGASDPDPDRTLTSWVSDIRHLFQERSLRAPLAVGFSQGAPFALALAANSLVNAVAVVSGSDELAHPRFAHSLNPHVRGMVDAVAADPGAAEASFADFGSAERLWDLIITTSPEVDRTVYTDPVFRTAFRRAMDEAFRQGPAGYARDTVLATGRWPFDPAGIAVPVDLWYGRRDTSPTHSPDLGESLAQMIPTATRHLLPTAGGSLLWTHAEAVLRTLLAHVR, encoded by the coding sequence ATGGATTATGGCGTATGGGAGCCAGCGAGGCTCGGACAGAACCAGTTGCCGGACGGTCGTCTCCTGGGGTGGGCGGAGTGGGGGCCGGTCGACGGCACCCCGGTGCTGCTGTGCCCGGGGGCGGCCACCAGCAGGTGGCTCGCTTTCGGCTGTGACGTCGTCGACGCGGCAGGCGTCCGGCTCGTCAGCGTGGACCGGCCAGGCCTCGGCGCCTCCGACCCGGACCCCGACCGGACCCTGACCAGTTGGGTCTCCGACATCCGGCACCTCTTCCAAGAGCGGTCCCTGCGAGCGCCGTTGGCGGTGGGATTCTCGCAGGGGGCGCCGTTCGCCCTCGCCCTGGCGGCAAACAGTCTGGTGAACGCCGTGGCCGTGGTGTCCGGCAGCGACGAACTCGCGCATCCTCGCTTCGCCCACTCGCTGAACCCGCACGTGAGAGGCATGGTTGACGCCGTCGCGGCCGACCCCGGCGCCGCTGAGGCCTCCTTCGCCGACTTCGGCAGCGCCGAGAGGCTGTGGGACTTGATCATCACGACAAGTCCCGAGGTGGATCGGACGGTCTACACCGACCCGGTCTTCCGGACCGCCTTCCGGCGCGCGATGGACGAGGCGTTCAGGCAGGGCCCGGCGGGTTACGCCCGTGACACGGTCCTGGCGACGGGCCGTTGGCCGTTCGACCCCGCCGGCATCGCCGTCCCGGTCGACCTCTGGTACGGCCGGCGGGACACCAGCCCAACCCACTCTCCGGATCTGGGTGAATCACTCGCCCAGATGATTCCGACGGCGACCCGGCACCTGCTTCCCACTGCCGGCGGATCCTTGCTCTGGACACACGCCGAGGCCGTCTTGCGCACCTTGTTGGCCCACGTTCGGTGA
- a CDS encoding GNAT family N-acetyltransferase, which produces MTAADVQLMQGLAQRVTATRPDLVNSDASFGELAWNWGKGHAGDGASWRRRLWFSGGILVAWGWVRLPRRVRMNDGSVKDVTGAYLAYQVHPDQAALVDEVIDWYDGVAAGMERTVLPSAADEFALKRWAAHGYETDPAALGDEGCWTQLNERDLTDVEEAVLPDGFRFRTADEAGPAAAVQAHQDAWAPSPYTAEGYEGVRQTASYRGDLHILVEAPDGTMASSTIMWLDEVNRTAEFEPVGTHPGYRRLGLARAMLLHGMRRARAAGAAHVTVACLGAPGHPQARGLYEGVGFRELVRDAPLINSGVEG; this is translated from the coding sequence GTGACCGCCGCGGACGTCCAGTTGATGCAGGGTTTGGCGCAACGCGTCACCGCCACCCGCCCGGATCTGGTGAACAGTGACGCGTCGTTCGGGGAGCTGGCCTGGAACTGGGGCAAGGGGCACGCCGGCGACGGAGCGAGCTGGCGGCGTCGGTTGTGGTTCTCCGGTGGGATTCTGGTGGCGTGGGGCTGGGTCCGTCTTCCGCGCAGGGTGAGAATGAACGACGGGTCGGTGAAGGACGTCACCGGGGCTTACCTCGCATATCAAGTCCATCCCGATCAGGCGGCATTGGTCGACGAGGTGATCGACTGGTACGACGGTGTGGCGGCGGGCATGGAGCGTACGGTGCTGCCGAGCGCCGCCGATGAGTTCGCCCTGAAGCGGTGGGCGGCGCACGGTTACGAGACCGATCCTGCCGCGCTCGGCGACGAGGGGTGCTGGACCCAGCTCAATGAGCGGGACCTCACCGACGTGGAAGAGGCGGTGCTGCCGGACGGATTCCGGTTCCGCACCGCGGACGAGGCCGGACCGGCGGCTGCGGTCCAGGCGCATCAGGATGCCTGGGCCCCCTCGCCGTACACGGCCGAGGGCTACGAGGGCGTACGGCAGACCGCGTCATACCGCGGCGACCTGCACATCCTGGTGGAGGCGCCGGACGGAACGATGGCGTCTTCGACGATCATGTGGCTCGACGAGGTGAACAGGACCGCCGAGTTCGAACCGGTCGGGACGCATCCGGGTTACCGACGTCTGGGGCTGGCAAGGGCGATGCTCCTGCACGGGATGCGTCGGGCCCGGGCGGCCGGGGCAGCTCATGTGACGGTCGCCTGCCTGGGCGCGCCGGGGCATCCTCAGGCGCGCGGGCTGTATGAGGGGGTCGGGTTCCGGGAACTCGTGCGGGACGCGCCGCTGATCAATTCAGGGGTTGAGGGCTGA
- a CDS encoding alpha/beta fold hydrolase has protein sequence MSEPTEPTETTGATGSTRSTGTTVTTATGVLRTTVQVDGETASYLTVGQDGPPVLLLHGTYWSRVWLPVLGGLADAGLRPLAVDLPGLGRSGGELVPETATVPALAEWVTRFASALKLSGPIAVAGHDIGGAIAQHLLARDRLEVSRLALVNSVLYDSWPAPHVARFRDADTTENVLAARREAVRRALAGTATQQLIAEYVDPWTDGRVRRSWTAMAGAADSRYTLDLVPALRRSATPKLLIWGEDDLHEKVEYAERFASEIPHTTLVRVPAADHIPTENAPGRVARALIDFFAVQRPL, from the coding sequence ATGAGCGAACCCACCGAACCGACCGAAACCACCGGCGCCACTGGGAGTACTCGGAGTACTGGGACCACCGTGACGACCGCGACCGGAGTGCTGAGGACCACGGTCCAGGTCGACGGTGAAACGGCCAGCTACCTGACCGTGGGGCAGGACGGCCCGCCCGTGCTGCTGCTCCACGGAACGTACTGGAGCCGGGTCTGGCTCCCGGTGCTCGGTGGGCTCGCCGATGCTGGGTTACGGCCTCTCGCGGTCGATCTCCCCGGACTGGGGCGTTCGGGAGGCGAGCTGGTCCCGGAAACGGCCACGGTCCCAGCCCTTGCGGAATGGGTGACGCGATTCGCTTCCGCGCTGAAGCTGTCCGGACCGATCGCCGTGGCAGGTCATGACATCGGCGGCGCCATAGCCCAGCACCTCCTCGCCCGCGATCGGCTGGAGGTGTCCCGGCTGGCCTTGGTCAACTCGGTTCTCTACGACTCCTGGCCGGCGCCCCACGTGGCCCGGTTCCGGGACGCGGACACGACCGAGAACGTGCTCGCTGCCCGTCGGGAGGCGGTGAGGAGGGCGCTGGCCGGTACCGCCACCCAGCAACTGATCGCGGAATATGTGGATCCGTGGACCGACGGGCGGGTCCGCCGTTCCTGGACGGCCATGGCGGGTGCGGCCGACAGCCGCTACACCCTTGACCTAGTCCCCGCGCTACGGCGCTCCGCCACACCCAAGTTGCTCATCTGGGGCGAGGATGATCTCCACGAGAAGGTGGAGTACGCCGAGCGGTTCGCGTCGGAGATCCCGCACACGACGCTCGTCCGCGTCCCGGCTGCGGATCACATCCCCACGGAGAACGCGCCCGGCCGGGTCGCCCGAGCGCTCATCGACTTCTTCGCGGTGCAGAGGCCTCTGTAA
- a CDS encoding AfsR/SARP family transcriptional regulator codes for MLGTIEARVDGLPVDVGHTRQRCVLAALLVDANRPVAVDELIDRVWGDRPPQRARGTLYGYLSRLRQALVSAAAKDVAITRQPGGYVLGIDAAAVDLHRFRELVAQARTADDEQAAVVMGEALGLWRGEAFATVDTPWFCDLRQVLERERLSAELDSVDIRLRRGLHGELLPDLTTRAREHALDERVAGQLMLTLYRSGRPADALNHYQALRGRLAEELGIDPAPALRDLYQQILIADPRLAVPTPSRAEPPHDHQGRHQASTTTAAPHQLPAPPPLFTGREGELVRLGKLLTPQGEPNGGSVLIAAVCGTGGVGKTWLALRWAHDQHESFPDGQLYADLRGFAPSGEPVDPYAVMRGFLEALGVDPTTLPTTPQAQAALYRSLTTGRRLLIVLDNVRDTDQVAPLLPGSPTCTVLVTSRHQLLGLTASHGAGQLTLDTLDGIEAHDLLVRHLGADRVAAEPAAAAELIRHCAGLPLAISVLAARVTTNPMLDLTALVAEVRDTATRLDALETGEVTSDVRTVFASSYRALDADSAQVFRQLAQAPGSDIGLPAAASLTALPPARLRTRLRRLQAYHLVQERVPGRFTCHDLLRAYALELAEAAAPADEAEAALTRVLDHYAHTAYAADRLLLPHRDPLRPAAVADGTRPEEFATHDLALEWFASEHPVLTATIEHATRTGHYAQAWRLAWAFTTFLARRGRWADVAAVHTTALTAAARTDDAAAQAESHRALAWACTETGRFDDAHRELARALDLSQTGGDLLSTGHTHLALGWLYERQGDRSAALRHDERAVEAFTALGNLAGRARALNAVAWDHAQLGDYATSVRHCEEALAIQRELGDERGRAGTWDTLGYAYHQLGDHTKAIACYEHSLDLNRALSHRYNEAETLVHLGQAHQATGAPEPAREALNQALAIYLDIHAPAPEVDEARTLLREIDSPPESDGRDATTP; via the coding sequence TTGCTCGGCACGATTGAGGCGCGCGTGGACGGCCTTCCCGTGGATGTGGGGCACACGCGGCAGCGCTGCGTGCTGGCCGCCCTGCTGGTGGACGCCAACCGGCCGGTCGCGGTCGACGAACTCATCGACCGCGTCTGGGGGGACCGGCCCCCGCAACGGGCTAGGGGAACGCTATACGGCTACTTGTCCCGTCTGCGCCAGGCGCTGGTCTCCGCCGCCGCCAAGGACGTCGCCATCACACGGCAGCCCGGCGGCTATGTCCTGGGCATTGATGCGGCGGCCGTGGATCTCCATCGTTTCCGGGAGCTGGTCGCACAGGCCCGCACGGCCGACGACGAGCAGGCGGCTGTGGTGATGGGCGAGGCGCTGGGGCTGTGGCGGGGAGAGGCGTTCGCCACTGTGGACACCCCGTGGTTCTGCGATCTGCGGCAAGTCCTCGAGCGGGAACGGCTGTCGGCCGAGCTGGACAGCGTCGACATCCGATTACGGCGTGGGCTGCACGGAGAGCTGCTGCCCGACCTCACCACGCGCGCGCGGGAACACGCGCTGGACGAGCGCGTGGCCGGTCAGCTCATGCTCACCCTGTATCGCAGTGGACGCCCAGCCGACGCCCTCAACCACTACCAGGCTCTGCGGGGGCGTCTCGCCGAGGAGTTGGGCATCGACCCCGCGCCGGCGCTACGGGACCTGTACCAGCAGATCCTCATCGCGGATCCGCGGCTCGCGGTGCCCACCCCGAGCCGCGCCGAGCCACCGCACGACCACCAGGGCCGGCACCAGGCGAGTACCACGACAGCGGCTCCCCACCAACTGCCCGCTCCCCCGCCCCTGTTCACTGGGCGCGAGGGCGAACTCGTACGCCTGGGCAAACTGTTGACCCCCCAGGGCGAGCCGAACGGCGGCAGCGTGCTGATCGCGGCGGTCTGCGGCACCGGTGGCGTCGGCAAGACCTGGCTGGCGCTGCGCTGGGCCCATGACCAACACGAGTCCTTCCCCGACGGCCAGTTGTACGCGGACCTTCGTGGCTTCGCCCCCTCCGGTGAACCGGTGGACCCGTATGCCGTCATGCGGGGCTTCCTCGAAGCTCTCGGCGTCGACCCCACCACCCTTCCCACCACCCCGCAGGCCCAGGCCGCGCTGTACCGAAGCCTCACGACGGGGCGACGGCTGCTGATCGTGCTCGACAACGTCCGCGACACCGACCAGGTCGCTCCCCTGCTCCCCGGCAGCCCCACCTGCACGGTCCTGGTCACCAGCCGCCACCAGCTCCTTGGACTCACCGCCTCCCACGGCGCCGGCCAGCTCACCCTGGACACGCTCGACGGCATCGAGGCGCACGACCTGCTCGTCCGCCATCTCGGCGCCGACCGGGTCGCCGCGGAGCCCGCCGCCGCGGCGGAGCTGATCCGGCACTGCGCCGGGCTCCCCCTCGCCATCAGCGTTCTCGCCGCCCGCGTCACCACGAACCCCATGCTCGATCTGACCGCACTGGTGGCCGAAGTGCGCGACACCGCGACCCGGCTCGACGCCCTGGAGACCGGCGAGGTGACCAGCGACGTACGCACCGTCTTCGCCTCCTCCTACCGCGCCCTCGACGCCGATTCGGCCCAGGTGTTCCGGCAGCTAGCCCAGGCACCCGGCTCCGACATCGGCCTGCCCGCCGCCGCCAGCCTCACCGCTCTCCCCCCGGCCCGGCTCCGCACGCGCCTGCGCCGCCTCCAGGCCTACCACCTCGTCCAGGAACGCGTCCCCGGCCGTTTCACCTGCCACGACCTGTTACGCGCGTACGCCTTGGAGCTGGCGGAGGCCGCCGCGCCCGCCGACGAAGCCGAAGCGGCGCTCACCCGGGTCCTCGATCACTACGCGCACACGGCGTACGCGGCCGACCGGCTCCTGCTCCCCCACCGCGACCCGCTCCGCCCGGCGGCGGTGGCCGACGGCACGCGCCCCGAGGAGTTCGCCACGCACGACCTGGCGCTGGAGTGGTTCGCTTCCGAGCACCCGGTCCTGACCGCGACCATCGAGCACGCGACGCGCACCGGACACTATGCGCAGGCGTGGCGTCTGGCCTGGGCGTTCACCACGTTCCTGGCCCGCCGGGGGCGCTGGGCCGACGTCGCGGCCGTACACACCACCGCCCTCACCGCCGCGGCCCGCACCGACGACGCGGCCGCCCAGGCCGAGTCCCACCGCGCGCTCGCCTGGGCCTGCACCGAGACCGGCCGCTTCGACGACGCCCACCGCGAACTGGCCCGCGCGCTCGACCTCTCGCAGACGGGCGGAGATCTCCTCTCCACCGGGCACACCCACCTCGCCCTGGGCTGGCTGTACGAACGCCAGGGCGACAGGAGCGCCGCCCTTCGGCACGACGAGCGTGCCGTCGAGGCGTTCACCGCGCTCGGAAACCTCGCGGGGAGGGCTCGCGCCCTGAACGCGGTGGCCTGGGACCACGCCCAGCTCGGGGACTACGCCACGTCGGTCCGCCACTGCGAGGAAGCGCTGGCCATCCAGCGCGAGCTGGGCGACGAACGGGGCCGGGCGGGCACCTGGGACACCCTCGGATACGCGTACCACCAACTCGGCGACCACACGAAGGCCATCGCCTGCTACGAACACAGCCTGGACCTCAACCGCGCGCTGAGCCACCGGTACAACGAGGCCGAGACGCTGGTCCACCTGGGCCAGGCCCACCAGGCGACGGGCGCTCCCGAACCGGCCAGGGAGGCCTTGAACCAGGCCCTCGCCATCTACCTCGACATCCATGCCCCCGCCCCGGAAGTGGATGAGGCCCGCACGCTCCTGCGCGAAATCGACAGCCCACCGGAGTCCGACGGCCGGGACGCCACGACGCCGTAG